A genomic segment from Malaclemys terrapin pileata isolate rMalTer1 chromosome 1, rMalTer1.hap1, whole genome shotgun sequence encodes:
- the PDE6H gene encoding retinal cone rhodopsin-sensitive cGMP 3',5'-cyclic phosphodiesterase subunit gamma, with amino-acid sequence MSDANTLNTTEVATGPTTPRKGPPKFKQRQTRQFKSKPPKKGVKGFGDDIPGMEGLGTDITVICPWEAFSHLELHELAQFGII; translated from the exons ATGAGCGACGCCAATACCCTCAACACCACAGAAGTGGCAACTGGTCCCACCACACCACGCAAGGGACCTCCCAAGTTCAAGCAAAGGCAGACAAGACAGTTCAAAAGCAAGCCCCCAAAGAAAGGAGTAAAAGG GTTTGGAGATGACATTCCAGGTATGGAGGGACTTGGAACAG ATATTACTGTGATCTGTCCCTGGGAGGCTTTCAGCCATCTGGAACTGCATGAGCTGGCACAATTTGGTATCATCTAA